The Rhodoligotrophos appendicifer sequence GCTTGCGATCGGAAATGTCGTAGAAGAAGAAGGCGACGCAGGGATTGTTGTCGAATTCGATGGGGCTCGTGGACATGAGCACCCACACGACGCCGCCATCCACCCGCAGCAGCCGCGTCTCCACGTCGCGCAGTCTGTTGCCCGCCCGCGCCTCAGCCAGGGCAAGCCGAAAATGCTCGTGATCGAGGAACACGTCAGTGGGCGTGACGCCGCCCATATTGATCTCGGTCGAACGCCGTAATGCCGCCATTGGCGCATTCGCGAAGTAGCATTTCTCCGTCCGGTCGGCGACGATCATGATGGCCATCGGCGAATAGGTCAGGAGGTCGCGGACATTCCGCTCCATCCGCGCCAGAGCCCCTTCGGCCACGGCCATTTCCCTGGAGATCTGCGCGATTTCCTTCGACTCGCTGCTCGGCGCTCTGCCGACGGCGGGCCAGCTCGCGAGTCCGGGAAACGGGATGTTCCCGCAGGCGAAGCCCATGACCCGGTCATTGTCGTCGACATAGGGCAGCAGATAGCGGCACCATGTCGTCGAAACCAGCTTGGGCGCCGAGACCACCTCGCTATAATGCGGCTTGCGGTAGACGGCTGCCGCATAATAGCTGGCGGCAAAGAAGATCGAATAGGGCGCATGCTGTGCCAGGGTGCCCACCGTCGATCCCGCTTGGCTCCCGCCGGCATGGAAGGCGAGCTCCTCACCATAATGCCGGTAGTCCAGATCCGTTTGGTCCGCCCAGAAATCCAGCACCATCATGACCGCGGCTGCGTCGCCGAAATCCTCGATCCTGCACCGCGAGATATGCGGCAGCTCAGCCCCGTCGCGGTGCTCGTTCCAGACCCGGTTCATGGTGGCGAACCGCGGGTCCGGCAGGTCCAGGACCACGGGGTTCCAGCACGTCAGAGGGCGCCGGGTTGCAAAATTGCTCAGGATGTCTTCGACAGGCGTGAAATCCTCCGAAATCCACGCGGCCACGAGCCGACGCATGATCAGCCGCTGTGCCTCGGTGAACTGAGACTTGCGCGTCAATGTGAATTTTCCCAGCCTTGCCCCACTCGGACGGCTGGTGCATGCCGGCAGGCAAGTCCTGCTCTGGCCTTGTAAGCGATGAGACCTGCCCCGGTGTCGCTAGCCGCCCGAGCAACAGAATAGTTCCATTTTGGTCATGCGTGAATAGTTTTTCCTGAAAGGCATGAAAATCGATGAATATCGGGCTTCGGGCGTCTCGATATCTATTGATGAGCTGTACACTGATCATTCAGGTTGGCCGCGCGAGAGTTTCAACGCTGCTTACTTTTTAATCATTCCAATGTTGGAGCGAAGACATGAATATCACCGGCAAGCGTGTTCTTATAACCGGCGGCTCCGCGCCGGTGCGCAGCAGGGCATCCTCCGCGAGCCCGTCGCCGATGTCGCGGACGCCACCATTGCCGCCATCGAGAAGGAAGACATGCAGGTCGTCCGCGGCGGCGAGGCGCGCGCCGCGATGATCGCCTTGAATCGTGGCGATCCTTCGGCCGTCGACCGACGCTTCGCAGAACTCAAGCCATCTTTGGAAGAGGCCGTGCGCGATCACACCGCTCTCTGACCAGTCTGCCGGCCGCAATCGGCCGAACTCAGTATCCCGCCGCGATGTTCACCCGTCCGCTCGGCTCCTCGCCCCGCTCGAACCGGTTGAAATTATCGAGCACCACGCTGGTCGCAGCATCGCTCACCGGCTGTGCTGCCACATGCGGGGTAACGAAGACGCGCGGGTGCGCCCAAAGCGGGCTGTCTGCGGGAAGCGGCTCGGTCGGGAACACGTCCAGCATCGCCCAGTCCAGCTGCTTGCCCTCCAGTGCGGCCAACAGGTCCGCTTCGACGAGATGCCCGCCGCGCCCGAGATGGATCAGCGCTCCGCCCCCCGGCAGCGACGCGAAAAGTCTCCCGCTCAAAATCCCTCTGGTTTCATCCGTCAGCGGCAGCACGTTGATCAGGATCTCGCTGCGACCGAGAAACGCCTCGAGCCCGTCGGGCCCAGCAAAACCCTCGACCCCGTCCAATGTCTTTGGCGTTCGGCTCCATCCGGCCACGTCATATCCCATGGCGGCGAGCGTGCGGGCGATGTCCATGCCGAACACCCCGAGCCCCATCACGCCGATCCGCCGGTGCGAGGGATGCACCGCCTCCAGCATCCGCCATTCTCCCGCGGCCTGCTGGCGGGCATACTGCCCCATCTGCCGGTGCCAGTGCAGCACGCCGTAAAGGGCATATTCGGTCATCTGCTCGCGCAGGCCCGCATCGACGAGCCGGAACAGCGGAACATCTCGAGGAAAAGTCGCATCGCGGATGATCTGGTCGATTCCCGCACCCAAGGCGAAGATGGCCTTCACGTTGGGCAGCTTTCTCAGCGCCCCCTCCTCGATCCGCCAGATCAGCGCATGGGTGATCTCCTCCGGGTCCCCCACATCGGGCCACACCCGAAACCGCACATCCGGCCGATGCTTCGCAAAGGCCGCCTGCCAAGGGGCCGGATCGTCAATTCCGCTGGCGAACAGAAGGGTGGGCACGCGCGTTCTCCTCTCGACGCGCTCGGACAAAAGGCGCGCACGTCATCTTCTATCCAATGCTGCCACCCGATGCCAACGGCTATCGCGTCTCGATCGAATCCACTCGGTCGGGATAGAAAGCCATGTAATCCTTGATCTTCGCCACCGCCTCGTAAGGCTGCTCGTAGCTCCAGATCGCATTGACGGCCCGCGCGCCCGCCGATGGGATGCTGTAATAGGAGCAGTCCCCCTTATACGGGCAATAGGTGGAGAGCTCTGTCCGCTCCAGCAGCGAGAGATCCACATCGCCGCGCGGCACGTAGGTCACCGGTTTGTAGCCTCCCTCGCGAAGGATGAGGGCAGCCGTCGTGTCGGCGATGACCGCACCACCCGCCGAGACGGTGATCCGTTGCGGGCTCGGCTCGATGGTGATCGGGTGTTCGGGTCCCGGTGTCTTGATGGCTCGACCACTCATGCTCATGGCGAAGATCTCCTCTCCTTGCCCCTGTGCAAATGTGGCCCCTCCCCACTGGAATACCAGTGCAGACGCCCTCACTTGAGGGGGGGGGGTACCACCACTGCAACGCCCCGCTTCGTTGCGGCGGTGCCAAAAAGTGCCGACTATCCGTCTTGAGTTGCGTCTGCGTGTGTGAGGACTGGTTGACCGAAGATCTCATGTCGAGCATGGGCACCGCTCTGGCTCATGACCCCGAGCTGACATCCATGCTGCTGCAAAGTCTCGACACGGGGCATGTGGGCCTGTGCCTGTGCGACGAACTCGACCTGATCCGCTATGCCAACCCCGCGTTTTGCGGCGCCTTCTTCCCTCATTACGCCGGCGATCGCATCCCCTTCATTGACGCTATCGCGGCGGCCATCGATGGCAAGACGGGCATCAGGCTGGAGAATTTCACGCTTCCCGAGTTCGTGGCGCGGGTCGCCCGCAGGCGGAAGGGAAGCGGCCGCAGGTTCGATTTTGCCGTCGACATGATCGATGGCAGCTGGTGGTGGGTGAATGATTTCAAGCTGTCCAATGGCTGGCTTCTGGCCGTCGCCTCGGAGATCTCCACCATCAAGAACGAGGAGTTCCTCCTCAGGAGCGCCCATGACACGGCGGTCCAGGCCTCCCGCACCGACTATCTCACCGGCCTCGCCAACCGGCGCTATGGCTTCGAGCGCGCCGAACTGGCTCTGATCGAATTTCGCGAGAACCGGCTTCCTTTGTCCATTGCTCTCGTCGACATCGACCACTTCAAGCAGGTGAATGATACCTACGGCCATGACATCGGC is a genomic window containing:
- a CDS encoding GGDEF domain-containing protein — protein: MTEDLMSSMGTALAHDPELTSMLLQSLDTGHVGLCLCDELDLIRYANPAFCGAFFPHYAGDRIPFIDAIAAAIDGKTGIRLENFTLPEFVARVARRRKGSGRRFDFAVDMIDGSWWWVNDFKLSNGWLLAVASEISTIKNEEFLLRSAHDTAVQASRTDYLTGLANRRYGFERAELALIEFRENRLPLSIALVDIDHFKQVNDTYGHDIGDKVLVHCAEIFRSWLGPQDQVSRIGGEEFLLVMPGISASRAERGIGDFLRSTPPLPLGPGKEPLPFTLSAGVATAHDSDTLSDLLHRADVALYAAKAKGRHRVELVRRKQDSVPVV
- a CDS encoding DUF427 domain-containing protein, encoding MSGRAIKTPGPEHPITIEPSPQRITVSAGGAVIADTTAALILREGGYKPVTYVPRGDVDLSLLERTELSTYCPYKGDCSYYSIPSAGARAVNAIWSYEQPYEAVAKIKDYMAFYPDRVDSIETR
- a CDS encoding 2-hydroxyacid dehydrogenase; this translates as MPTLLFASGIDDPAPWQAAFAKHRPDVRFRVWPDVGDPEEITHALIWRIEEGALRKLPNVKAIFALGAGIDQIIRDATFPRDVPLFRLVDAGLREQMTEYALYGVLHWHRQMGQYARQQAAGEWRMLEAVHPSHRRIGVMGLGVFGMDIARTLAAMGYDVAGWSRTPKTLDGVEGFAGPDGLEAFLGRSEILINVLPLTDETRGILSGRLFASLPGGGALIHLGRGGHLVEADLLAALEGKQLDWAMLDVFPTEPLPADSPLWAHPRVFVTPHVAAQPVSDAATSVVLDNFNRFERGEEPSGRVNIAAGY
- a CDS encoding sensor domain-containing diguanylate cyclase, encoding MTRKSQFTEAQRLIMRRLVAAWISEDFTPVEDILSNFATRRPLTCWNPVVLDLPDPRFATMNRVWNEHRDGAELPHISRCRIEDFGDAAAVMMVLDFWADQTDLDYRHYGEELAFHAGGSQAGSTVGTLAQHAPYSIFFAASYYAAAVYRKPHYSEVVSAPKLVSTTWCRYLLPYVDDNDRVMGFACGNIPFPGLASWPAVGRAPSSESKEIAQISREMAVAEGALARMERNVRDLLTYSPMAIMIVADRTEKCYFANAPMAALRRSTEINMGGVTPTDVFLDHEHFRLALAEARAGNRLRDVETRLLRVDGGVVWVLMSTSPIEFDNNPCVAFFFYDISDRKRSDEALKLFGAVGQELSASLDVAKVNQILAQRLPEIIGAIEVAIHLLESQEGDIRRVGSDGHAMPDFSRDRDHPVNFVISNGREFIEQRAEGEAIHLPLTANERLLGVLSIVIGTARSDGRLERALLGSLATSVSLALVNAEKTRALTAANASLDHIAHHDMLTGAPNRLQFYQVAAQKISNARRTRQPLSLLLLDIDHFKAINDSYGHPAGDEVLRAVAKAIGAGIRQGDLMARFGGEEFALLLPAMGLAQACVLAEQLREVIADLAIAVDRAQIAVTVSIGVAECASGDADIDAVVKRADNALYRAKKAGRNLVASASDDSLLQPVEV